A genome region from Paralichthys olivaceus isolate ysfri-2021 chromosome 6, ASM2471397v2, whole genome shotgun sequence includes the following:
- the zgpat gene encoding zinc finger CCCH-type with G patch domain-containing protein: MDEETLEAAIATYGAQLQQVEAALSAGLDPSQQSDLLKLREDLCQLIDLTQGSLVSVKKSHLLASLEDSNGLQAHTSEAAAADTSCANTSFDSEFASFYSELGEFSGGDTRERDKEGGGGLGYGEDDEEEEEEEEEEEEEENSLSGTRVRAPYRTSWGTLEYHNAMVVGAEPPDGEESQVRVLYVYPTQKSMKPCPFYLEDKCRFLDNCRFSHGEVVYVSELREFLECDLSNLEEGSSCLVRQEDGIWYPAKIREIDNGFYTVKFDSLLLKDAVVEADSVIPPLREDDPLSSDSDLEDTGDDVGYAKVMESEVESVMLNTAEFGGWEAHTRGIGSKLMLKMGYEYGKGLGKMQEGRVEPVTAVILPKGNSLDQCAALTQKHTQSKTTKDGTPTGRPKRRRKPRAATGGRHNVFDFLNHKLGGERANRAEGGAAAPSVATGVEAYRGGESAKRILNVKLFQAAQRVSQTEREIQKLTESLSKQTGWGSSRVKQLEEKLSAARRLLAQQKAQELSIQREHKKADTHKKMTEF, encoded by the exons ATGGATGAAGAAACCCTAGAGGCAGCCATCGCTACCTATGGGGcccagctgcagcaggtggaggcgGCTCTGTCTGCTGGCCTGGACCCCTCCCAGCAGTCAGACCTGCTCAAACTGAGAGAGGACCTGTGTCAGCTGATAGATCTCACCCAGGGCAGTCTGGTGTCTGTCAAAAAGAGCCATCTCCTGGCCAGCCTCGAGGACAGCAATGGTCTGCAGGCCCACAcctcagaggcagcagcagcagacacaagcTGTGCCAACACCAGTTTTGACTCTGAGTTTGCTTCTTTTTACTCTGAGCTGGGGGAGTTTTCAGGTGGTGACACCAGAGAGAGGGACAAGGAGGGAGGTGGTGGGCTAGGAtatggtgaggatgatgaggaggaggaggaggaggaagaagaagaagaagaagaagaaaattcaCTTAGTGGTACCAGAGTACGAGCACCTTACCGGACATCGTGGGGAACACTGGAGTATCACAATGCCATGGTGGTGGGGGCAGAACCACCAGATGGAGAAGAGTCACAAGTTAGAGTGCTCTATGTCTACCCCACCCAGAAGTCTATGAAACCATGTCCCTTCTATCTAGAGGACAAATGTCGCTTCCTGGATAATTGCAG ATTTTCTCACGGTGAAGTGGTGTATGTGTCCGAGCTCAGAGAGTTCTTGGAGTGTGACCTTAGTAACCTTGAAGAAGGCTCGTCCTGCTTGGTTCGACAAGAGGACGGCATCTGGTACCCAGCGAAAATCAGAG AAATAGACAACGGTTTCTACACTGTGAAGTTTGACTCACTGCTGCTGAAAGATGCTGTGGTCGAGGCTGACTCTGTTATTCCACCTTTGAGAGAAGACGACCCGCTCTCTTCTGATTCTGACCTGGAAGACACTGGAGATGATGTGGGTTATGCAAAAG TTATGGAGTCAGAAGTAGAATCTGTTATGTTAAATACTGCTGAGTTTGGTGGCTGGGAGGCACATACCAGAGGCATCGGATCCAAGCTTATGCTCAAAATGGGCTATGAATATGGGAAAG gccTAGGAAAGATGCAGGAGGGTCGAGTGGAGCCAGTCACGGCTGTGATCCTACCCAAAGGTAACTCTCTGGACCAGTGTGCTGCTCTCACCCAGAAACACACCCAGAGCAAGACCACAAAAGACGGCACGCCGACAGGCCGGCCCAAGAGACGCAGGAAGCCTCGTGCTGCCACAGGAGGGCGCCACAACGTGTTTGACTTTCTCAACCACAAACTAGGCGGCGAGCGCGCCAATCGTGCTGAGGGgggtgctgctgctccttcagtAGCGACTGGGGTGGAGGCTTACAGGGGAGGGGAGAGCGCCAAGAGGATTCTGAATGTGAAGCTGTTCCAAGCTGCACAGAGGGTGtcccagacagagagggagatcCAGAAACTGACCGAGTCACTGAGCAAGCAAACAGGCTG